The segment TTTATATTTTCTTTAACTTTATCTGATAATACATCTGTCATATCTGTCGCTATAAATCCTGGTGCTACCGCATTTACAGTAATTCCTCTGCTAGCAATTTCTTTGGCTACAGATTTGGTAAACCCTATTATCCCCGCCTTTGCTGCTGCATAGTTTGATTGTCCTGCATTACCTGATAATCCTACCACTGATGATATGTTTATTATTTTTCCACTTCTTTGCTTCATCATTATAGGAACAACATGTTTTGTGCAGTTAAATACTCCTTTTAAATTTACTTCAACTACCTTATCAAATTCTTCTTCTTTCATTCTCATAAGTAATGTATCTTTTGTTATTCCAGCATTATTTACTAATATGTCTATTGATCCTAGCTTTTCTATTGCTTCATCCACTATCTTTTTAGCATCTTCAAATTTACTTATATCACCTTGAATTGCTACTGCTTTTACGCCCTTTGATTCTATTTCTTTAACTACTTCATTAACTGAATTTATATCACTTCTATAATTTAAAACTACGTTAGCTCCAAGCTCAGCAAGCTTTATTGCAATAGCCTTCCCAATCCCTCTACTTGATCCTGTAACTATAGCATTTTTACCAGTTAACATAATTTCATTCATTAATTTTCTTCTCCTTTAATTCATTTATTGTTTTATTTAACGAAGTTAAATCTTCTACATTTAAGACTTTAACTTTTCTATTTATTTTTTTAACAAAACCACTTAAAGCTTTTCCCGGTCCTATTTCTATAAAGGTATCCACACCATCATTTATCATGGTTTTCACTATATCTTCCCATAATACAGAGCTCATAACCTGTCTTCTTAATATATCTTTTACATCATTAATATCTATTATATAATTTCCTGTTACATTAGTCATAACTGGTACTTTAATATCATTTAACGTAACATCTTCAAGTTCTTTATATAATTTTTCTCCTGCACCCTTTAGCATTGAAGTATGAAAAGGAGCGCTTACTGATAACTTTATTACTCGTTTTGCTCCAAGTTCTTTTGCAGATTCACAAGCTTTATCTACAGCATTTATTTCCCCAGCAATAACTATTTGTGATGAACAATTATAATTTGCAACTTCAACTATTCCATATTCCCTACACTCTTCACAAGCTTTAGAAACCTTTTCTCTATCTAATCCTATAATAGCTGCCATAGTACCTACACCTTGAGGTACTTCTTCTTGCATAAACTTACCTCTCTTTTTTACCACTCTTACAGTATCTTCAAAACTAAATACTCCACTGCATACTAATGCAGAATATTCACCAAGACTAAGTCCAGCTACTACATCAGCCTTAATACCACTTTTTTCAAGAGCCTTTAATGCTGCAATACTTGTTGTTAAAATAGCTGGTTGAGTATTTTCCGTTCTATCTAGTTCTTCTTTGCTACCTTCAAAACATATATTACTTATAGAAAAACCAAGAGCTTTATCTGCTTTATGAAAAACCTCTTTGCATTCTTCCATATTGTCATAAAGTTCTTTACCCATACCAACATACTGAGCTCCTTGACCTGAAAATATAAATGCAATTTTACTCATGTCTACCCTCCAATAAAAAAGTATTTACTATGGTATCTGCTTCAGTAAATAACTCTTTTACAATCTCGCTACAAGTTTGCTCTTTTTTTATAAGTCCAGCTATTTGTCCAGCCATAACAGAGCCCATTTCTACATCGCCTTCTTTAGCAGCCTTAGGTAGTGTTCCTGCACCTAACTTTTCATATTCTTCAATAGATGCTCCCCTTTTTTCTAAAACCTTAAATTCTCGTACAAGCTTGTTACGAAGTACTCTTACTGGATGACCTGTTGCTCTTGCTGTAACTGCCGAATCTATGTCTTTTGCCTTAATTACCTTATCTTTATAGTTTTGATGTATAGTACATTCCTTTGATACTAAAAATCTTGTTCCAACTTGAATTCCGGATGCTCCAAGCATAAATGTAGCTGCAACACCTCTTCCATCACCTATACCACCAGCTGCAATTACTGGTATACTTACAGCATCAACTACCTGTGGAACAAGTACCATAGTTGTAAGTTCTCCTATATGTCCCCCAGCTTCACAACCTTCTGCTATAACAGCATCAGCTCCACTTCTTTCCATTCGTTTTGCAAGAGCAACTGATGCAACAACAGGTATTACAGTAATATCATGTTCCTTCCACATATCCATATACTTTCCTGGACTTCCAGCTCCAGTTGTGACAATCTTTACTCCTTCTTCACACACAAGCTTTGCTACCTCATCTGCATTGTCACTTAAAAGCATAATATTTACACCAAATGGCTTATCTGTTAGCTTTTTAGCCTTTCTAATTTCATCTCTAACATATTCAACTGGAGCATTAGCTGCTGCTATTATTCCGATTCCTCCAGCATTTGATACAGCCGCTGCTAATGAACTATCTGCAATCCAAGCCATACCCCCTTGAATTATTGGATATTTTGCTCCTAGTTTTTCAAATAAAGTGCAGTTTCTCATGCTCTCCTCCTATAAAATAAGACTGCAAGCACGCAGTCTTTAATTTTAAATTTAGTGTCCTATTGGCATTTTGAATCAAGATATTTTACTAAATCTTGAACAGTTTTTACATCTTCAATATCTTCATTTGGGATTTCTAAATCAAACTCATCTTCTATTTCCATTACTATTTCGAATATATCTAAAGAATCTACACCTAAATCATCTTGGAAATTTGATTCTAATTTTATTTCTTCTTCGTTCATTTCTAAATGTTCTGCCATTACCTTTCTAACTCTTTCAAATGTCATAACAAATACCTCCTAAATTTTATTTATAATTTATTTTTTATTAATTCCATTGAATAAGATGTGCTCCAAAAGTAAGCCCTCCACCAAATCCAACTAAAATAATTTTATCGCCCTTTTTAAACATGCCTTTTTTATTCATCTCATCTAAAGCAATCGGTATACTAGCTCCAGATGTATTTCCATACTTATCTAAATTCACATAAAATTTATCTTGTGGAATTTTAAGCTTCTTAGAAACAAATTCAATAATTCTAATATTAGCTTGATGTGGCACTATATAATCTATATCATCTAAATTATACTCCGTATTTTCTAAAACCTTATTCACAGACTCAATCATAGCATTAACTGCAAATTTAAATACTTCTCTACCCTCCATAGACAATGTATCTTTAAAATTATCATCTACTTTGCAATATGGATTTTTTACAGGAAGAGCATCACATTTTAATGCCTTTCCTCCTGTTCCGTCAGAACCTGTATATTGAGAAATAAGTCCTACTTCTTCACTTCTCTCTATAATTGCAGCTCCAGCTCCATCAGCAAACAATATGCATGTAGTCCTGTCTTCCCAATTAAGCATTTTAGATAATGTTTCTGCTCCAATTACTAAAGCATTTTTAACCTGTCCTGTCCTTATAAATTGTGATGCTACTCCAAGTGCATATATAAATCCTGTACACGCAGCACTAACATCAAAACAAGTAGCTTTAGTAGCCTGCAATTTATCTTGAACAATACACGCTGTAGATGGCACAAAACTGTCTGGAGTACATGTTGCTACAATAATTAAATCTAAATCATTAGCCTTTATAGAAGACTTTTCTAATGCATCTATTGCGGCTTTAATTGCCATATCAGATGTATTTTCACCTATAGAAATTCTTCTTTCTTTTATTCCTGTTCTCTCAGTTATCCATTTATCATTAGTATCCACAAATTTTGACATGTCATCATTTGTAACAATATTATCTGGCATATATTTTCCAGTGCTTATAATCTTAACATTATACATAATTATTATTCCTTCTTATTTTGATTTTTTATTATATAGTTATTTTTGAAAAAATCATTAAGCTTTGATAGTGCATCTGCTAAAACTTTCTCTTGCGTTTCAGTTAACCCATCAATTGTTGCATTTACCATATCTGAATGAAACTTTTCATGAACTCTATAAGCAAGCTTACCTTTTTTCGTAAGAACTACCTTAACTACCCTTCTATCATTTTCATCTCTTTTTCTTTCAACATATTCTTTTTTAACTAAATTATTTATTGCAGTAGTTAATGTACCTACAGTTATGCCTAAGTCTCCTGCTATCTCTGACATGGTTCTTGGTTTATACATACCTATTGTCTCTATTGTATGTACTTCTGTTACAGATAAATCATTTAATTTACCAGACTTCAAAGCAGTTTGTTCTATCGTTAATATTTCATTAAAAGTATCTACTAAAAGTTCATTTAAAATCGTCTTTATATCCTTATCCACTATATATCACTCATCCCTCTAAGACTAAATTCCTTCAACTACAATATATTTGGATAATCAAATATTTTGATAATCAAAGTATATATTAAAAATAATCATATGTAAACTAGAAAATTTTATTAAAATTAACCATTTTTAAGAGTAATACTTAAAATTCTTCACAATTTTTATAAGAAATTAAATATTACTCTTCATTAGTATGTATTTCTTTATTTTTTATATTCTTCAAAATACGATAAAATACATTTTTTTATTA is part of the Clostridium botulinum genome and harbors:
- the fabD gene encoding ACP S-malonyltransferase, whose translation is MSKIAFIFSGQGAQYVGMGKELYDNMEECKEVFHKADKALGFSISNICFEGSKEELDRTENTQPAILTTSIAALKALEKSGIKADVVAGLSLGEYSALVCSGVFSFEDTVRVVKKRGKFMQEEVPQGVGTMAAIIGLDREKVSKACEECREYGIVEVANYNCSSQIVIAGEINAVDKACESAKELGAKRVIKLSVSAPFHTSMLKGAGEKLYKELEDVTLNDIKVPVMTNVTGNYIIDINDVKDILRRQVMSSVLWEDIVKTMINDGVDTFIEIGPGKALSGFVKKINRKVKVLNVEDLTSLNKTINELKEKKINE
- the fabG gene encoding 3-oxoacyl-[acyl-carrier-protein] reductase produces the protein MLTGKNAIVTGSSRGIGKAIAIKLAELGANVVLNYRSDINSVNEVVKEIESKGVKAVAIQGDISKFEDAKKIVDEAIEKLGSIDILVNNAGITKDTLLMRMKEEEFDKVVEVNLKGVFNCTKHVVPIMMKQRSGKIINISSVVGLSGNAGQSNYAAAKAGIIGFTKSVAKEIASRGITVNAVAPGFIATDMTDVLSDKVKENIKNNIPLKRVGDSKDIANTVAFLSSNMASYITGQVISVDGGMHI
- the acpP gene encoding acyl carrier protein, with product MTFERVRKVMAEHLEMNEEEIKLESNFQDDLGVDSLDIFEIVMEIEDEFDLEIPNEDIEDVKTVQDLVKYLDSKCQ
- the fabK gene encoding enoyl-[acyl-carrier-protein] reductase FabK; protein product: MRNCTLFEKLGAKYPIIQGGMAWIADSSLAAAVSNAGGIGIIAAANAPVEYVRDEIRKAKKLTDKPFGVNIMLLSDNADEVAKLVCEEGVKIVTTGAGSPGKYMDMWKEHDITVIPVVASVALAKRMERSGADAVIAEGCEAGGHIGELTTMVLVPQVVDAVSIPVIAAGGIGDGRGVAATFMLGASGIQVGTRFLVSKECTIHQNYKDKVIKAKDIDSAVTARATGHPVRVLRNKLVREFKVLEKRGASIEEYEKLGAGTLPKAAKEGDVEMGSVMAGQIAGLIKKEQTCSEIVKELFTEADTIVNTFLLEGRHE
- a CDS encoding MarR family winged helix-turn-helix transcriptional regulator — translated: MDKDIKTILNELLVDTFNEILTIEQTALKSGKLNDLSVTEVHTIETIGMYKPRTMSEIAGDLGITVGTLTTAINNLVKKEYVERKRDENDRRVVKVVLTKKGKLAYRVHEKFHSDMVNATIDGLTETQEKVLADALSKLNDFFKNNYIIKNQNKKE
- a CDS encoding beta-ketoacyl-ACP synthase III, producing the protein MYNVKIISTGKYMPDNIVTNDDMSKFVDTNDKWITERTGIKERRISIGENTSDMAIKAAIDALEKSSIKANDLDLIIVATCTPDSFVPSTACIVQDKLQATKATCFDVSAACTGFIYALGVASQFIRTGQVKNALVIGAETLSKMLNWEDRTTCILFADGAGAAIIERSEEVGLISQYTGSDGTGGKALKCDALPVKNPYCKVDDNFKDTLSMEGREVFKFAVNAMIESVNKVLENTEYNLDDIDYIVPHQANIRIIEFVSKKLKIPQDKFYVNLDKYGNTSGASIPIALDEMNKKGMFKKGDKIILVGFGGGLTFGAHLIQWN